In the Streptomyces fradiae ATCC 10745 = DSM 40063 genome, one interval contains:
- a CDS encoding PH domain-containing protein, which translates to MTSPAQPPGESGKPSESASADRVYRSPMAMVGGVLLLGIGLWMGGDAVFRGDGLTPWTALAALLLGVPLVAAFTFRPAVYAGNDRLRVRNPFRTVVVPWAAVAELRSTYSTEVVTRDGAKYQLWAVPVSMRQRKLNVRSGGKHLVGSEATVEELRTLAEQNAVRPTAKGDPEVRWAYGFIVPALVGLVALVVLLALG; encoded by the coding sequence ATGACGAGCCCCGCACAGCCGCCCGGAGAGTCCGGGAAGCCCTCCGAGTCCGCCTCCGCCGACCGTGTCTACCGGTCGCCGATGGCCATGGTGGGCGGTGTGCTGCTGCTCGGCATCGGGCTGTGGATGGGCGGCGACGCCGTGTTCCGCGGGGACGGGCTCACGCCGTGGACCGCGCTCGCCGCGCTGCTGCTGGGCGTGCCGCTCGTCGCCGCCTTCACCTTCCGGCCCGCCGTCTACGCCGGTAACGACCGGCTGCGCGTCCGCAACCCCTTCCGTACCGTCGTCGTCCCCTGGGCCGCCGTGGCGGAGCTGAGGTCGACCTACTCGACCGAGGTCGTCACCCGCGACGGCGCCAAGTACCAGCTGTGGGCCGTGCCCGTCTCCATGCGGCAGCGCAAGCTGAACGTCCGCAGCGGCGGCAAGCACCTGGTCGGCTCCGAGGCCACCGTCGAGGAGCTGCGGACGCTCGCCGAGCAGAACGCCGTCCGCCCCACCGCCAAGGGCGACCCCGAGGTGCGGTGGGCGTACGGGTTCATCGTCCCCGCCCTCGTCGGGCTGGTCGCGCTCGTCGTGCTGCTCGCCCTGGGCTGA
- a CDS encoding phospho-sugar mutase: MQQNPPQDQQDLLAQAEAWLAEDPDEETRGELARLLADGDLGELASRFSGTLQFGTAGLRGELGAGPMRMNRSVVIRAAAGLAAYLRAKGESDGLVVIGYDARHKSADFARDTAAVMVAAGLRAALLPRPLPTPVLAYAIRHLGAVAGVEVTASHNPPRDNGYKVYLGDGSQIVPPADAEIAAEIAAVRSLADVPRAEDGWEVLGDEVLDAYLARTDAVLTPGGPRTARVVYTAMHGVGRDVVLAAFQRAGFPAPVLVEEQAEPDPDFPTVAFPNPEEPGAMDLAFAKAREARPDIVIANDPDADRCAVAVPDASAEAGWRMLRGDEVGALLAEHLVRKGAKGVFAESIVSSSLLGRIAAAAGVGHAETLTGFKWIARVEGLRYGYEEALGYCVDPEGVRDKDGVTAALVVAELASELKERGRTLTDLLDDLAVAHGLHATDQLSVRVEDLGVIADAMRRLREAPPTVLAGLAVTRAEDLARGAGDLPPTDGLRYHLEGEYRARVIVRPSGTEPKLKCYLEVVVPVPDAASLADARERAARTLGSLKRDLARAAGI, from the coding sequence GTGCAGCAGAACCCGCCGCAGGACCAGCAGGACCTCCTCGCGCAGGCCGAGGCGTGGCTGGCCGAGGACCCGGACGAGGAGACCCGCGGCGAACTGGCGCGGCTGCTCGCGGACGGGGACCTCGGCGAGCTGGCCTCCCGCTTCTCCGGCACGCTGCAGTTCGGCACGGCCGGGCTGCGCGGCGAGCTGGGCGCGGGGCCCATGCGGATGAACCGCTCGGTCGTCATCCGCGCGGCGGCGGGCCTGGCCGCGTACCTGAGGGCCAAGGGGGAGTCCGACGGCCTCGTGGTGATCGGCTACGACGCCCGCCACAAGTCGGCCGACTTCGCCCGCGACACGGCCGCCGTGATGGTCGCGGCGGGCCTGCGGGCGGCGCTGCTGCCGCGCCCGCTGCCGACGCCGGTCCTCGCGTACGCCATAAGGCACCTGGGCGCGGTCGCCGGCGTCGAGGTGACCGCGAGCCACAACCCGCCCCGCGACAACGGCTACAAGGTGTACCTGGGCGACGGCTCGCAGATCGTGCCGCCCGCGGACGCGGAGATCGCCGCGGAGATCGCCGCCGTGCGGTCGCTGGCGGACGTGCCGCGCGCCGAGGACGGCTGGGAGGTCCTGGGCGACGAGGTGCTGGACGCGTACCTGGCCCGTACGGACGCGGTGCTGACGCCGGGCGGCCCGCGCACCGCGCGCGTCGTGTACACGGCGATGCACGGCGTGGGCAGGGACGTGGTGCTGGCCGCGTTCCAACGGGCGGGCTTCCCCGCGCCGGTCCTGGTGGAGGAGCAGGCGGAGCCCGATCCGGACTTCCCGACGGTGGCGTTCCCGAACCCGGAGGAGCCGGGCGCCATGGACCTGGCGTTCGCGAAGGCGCGGGAGGCGCGGCCGGACATCGTGATCGCGAACGACCCCGACGCCGACCGCTGCGCGGTGGCCGTGCCGGACGCGTCGGCCGAGGCCGGGTGGCGGATGCTGCGCGGCGACGAGGTGGGCGCGCTCCTCGCGGAGCACCTGGTGCGCAAGGGCGCGAAGGGCGTGTTCGCCGAGTCGATCGTGTCGTCGTCCCTGCTGGGCAGGATCGCGGCGGCGGCGGGCGTGGGGCACGCCGAGACCCTGACCGGTTTCAAGTGGATCGCCCGCGTCGAGGGCCTGCGGTACGGCTACGAGGAGGCGCTCGGCTACTGCGTCGACCCCGAGGGCGTACGCGACAAGGACGGTGTCACGGCGGCGCTGGTGGTCGCGGAGCTGGCGTCGGAGCTGAAGGAGCGGGGCCGCACGCTGACGGACCTGCTGGACGACCTGGCCGTCGCGCACGGCCTGCACGCCACGGACCAGCTGTCGGTCCGCGTCGAGGACCTGGGCGTGATCGCCGACGCGATGCGCCGCCTGCGGGAGGCGCCGCCGACGGTCCTGGCGGGGCTGGCCGTCACGCGGGCGGAGGACCTGGCGCGGGGCGCCGGGGACCTGCCGCCGACGGACGGGCTGCGGTACCACCTGGAGGGCGAGTACCGGGCGCGGGTCATCGTGCGGCCGAGCGGTACGGAGCCGAAGCTGAAGTGCTACCTGGAGGTCGTCGTCCCGGTGCCGGACGCCGCGTCGCTGGCGGACGCGCGGGAGCGGGCGGCGCGCACGCTCGGGTCGCTGAAGCGGGACCTGGCGCGGGCGGCGGGCATCTGA
- a CDS encoding DUF3291 domain-containing protein — MPRLVLYTFGVLKSPLADPAPLTREFYDRGEAVYRQIGRHPGYLARAEAADGDRGVLFGADWGPWGEFAVPAWYGKGRAADTTALAATLSLWTGPRAAFDAVYTGPHREALNRRYDWFERSDHPNHVIWWVSDDVTPTWQDGVSRLEHLHAHGPAPHAFTFRHAFSPEGTPTRTDGTGHDH, encoded by the coding sequence ATGCCCCGTCTCGTGCTGTACACCTTCGGCGTCCTGAAGTCCCCCCTCGCCGACCCCGCGCCCCTCACGCGCGAGTTCTACGACCGCGGCGAGGCCGTCTACCGGCAGATCGGCCGGCACCCCGGGTACCTCGCACGCGCCGAAGCGGCGGACGGCGACCGGGGCGTGCTCTTCGGGGCGGACTGGGGCCCGTGGGGGGAGTTCGCCGTACCGGCCTGGTACGGCAAGGGCCGTGCGGCGGACACCACCGCCCTCGCAGCGACGCTCTCGCTCTGGACCGGCCCGCGCGCCGCCTTCGACGCCGTCTACACCGGCCCGCACCGAGAGGCGCTGAACAGGCGCTACGACTGGTTCGAGCGGTCGGACCATCCGAACCACGTGATCTGGTGGGTCTCCGACGACGTGACGCCCACCTGGCAGGACGGGGTGTCCCGGCTGGAGCACCTCCACGCCCACGGTCCCGCGCCGCACGCCTTCACCTTCCGTCACGCGTTCAGCCCGGAAGGGACCCCGACCAGGACCGACGGCACCGGGCACGACCACTGA
- a CDS encoding gamma-glutamylcyclotransferase, whose product MSLYAAYAGNLDARLMTRRAPHSPLRGTGWLNGWRLTFGGEQMGWEGALATIVEAPRSQVFVALYDIAPMDEDSLDRWEGVGLDIYRRMRVRVHTLDGEEPAWVYVLNGYEGGLPSARYLGEIADAAESAGAPHDYVMELRKRPC is encoded by the coding sequence ATGTCGCTCTACGCCGCGTACGCCGGCAACCTCGACGCGCGGCTGATGACCCGCCGCGCCCCGCACTCCCCCCTGCGCGGCACGGGCTGGCTGAACGGCTGGCGGCTCACGTTCGGCGGGGAGCAGATGGGCTGGGAGGGAGCGCTCGCCACCATCGTGGAGGCCCCGCGCTCGCAGGTCTTCGTCGCCCTCTACGACATCGCCCCCATGGACGAGGACTCCCTGGACCGCTGGGAGGGCGTCGGCCTCGACATCTACCGGCGCATGCGGGTGCGGGTGCACACCCTGGACGGCGAGGAGCCCGCCTGGGTGTACGTGCTGAACGGCTACGAGGGCGGCCTGCCCTCCGCCCGGTACCTGGGCGAGATCGCGGACGCCGCCGAGTCGGCGGGCGCCCCCCACGACTACGTCATGGAGCTGCGCAAACGCCCCTGCTGA
- a CDS encoding purine-nucleoside phosphorylase, whose product MNASVTPDHRQDDPRTAARGAAARLRELTGAETHHVALVMGSGWAPAADALGAPEAEFPVTELPGFPPPAVEGHGGRVRSYRVGEKRALVFLGRTHYYEGRGVAAVAHGVRTAVAAGCGTVVLTNGCGGLREGMRPGQPVLISDHINLTAASPIEGANFVDLTDLYSPRLRALCKEVDPSLEEGVYVQFPGPHYETPAEINMVRVLGGDLVGMSTVLEAIAAREAGAEVLGISLVTNLAAGLSGEPLNHEEVLQAGRDSAARMGELLTRVLERI is encoded by the coding sequence GTGAACGCATCTGTTACCCCGGACCACCGCCAGGACGACCCCCGCACCGCCGCCCGGGGCGCCGCCGCGCGCCTGCGCGAGCTGACGGGCGCCGAGACCCACCACGTCGCCCTCGTGATGGGCTCCGGCTGGGCCCCGGCCGCCGACGCGCTCGGCGCCCCGGAGGCCGAGTTCCCGGTCACCGAGCTGCCGGGCTTCCCCCCGCCGGCCGTCGAGGGCCACGGCGGCAGGGTCCGCTCGTACCGCGTGGGCGAGAAGCGCGCGCTGGTCTTCCTCGGCCGTACGCACTACTACGAGGGCCGCGGCGTCGCCGCCGTCGCCCACGGCGTGCGCACCGCCGTCGCCGCGGGCTGCGGCACCGTCGTCCTCACCAACGGCTGCGGCGGCCTGCGCGAGGGCATGCGCCCCGGCCAGCCGGTCCTGATCAGCGACCACATCAACCTCACCGCGGCCTCCCCCATCGAGGGCGCGAACTTCGTGGACCTGACCGACCTGTACTCGCCGCGGCTGCGCGCCCTGTGCAAGGAGGTGGACCCGTCCCTGGAGGAGGGCGTCTACGTCCAGTTCCCCGGCCCGCACTACGAGACCCCGGCCGAGATCAACATGGTCCGGGTGCTCGGCGGCGACCTGGTGGGCATGTCCACGGTCCTGGAGGCCATCGCGGCGCGCGAGGCGGGCGCGGAGGTCCTCGGCATCTCCCTCGTCACCAACCTGGCCGCGGGCCTTTCGGGTGAGCCGCTCAACCACGAGGAGGTCCTCCAGGCGGGCCGCGACTCGGCCGCGCGGATGGGCGAACTGCTCACCCGCGTCCTGGAGCGCATCTGA